In a genomic window of Paracoccaceae bacterium:
- a CDS encoding nitronate monooxygenase gives MAVRSGQYTPIDTPNNPTLNTSVSWRKAVTTSLLDVLRIEKPILSAPMAGAAGPDLVAAVCNAGAYGVIPLWGGSKEHVSAGIDELRARTDRNFAVNLNLSFPFEEQLEVCIAKGVHGVSLFWGVEPSAIRRAKAGGLIVLASVGNAQEARIAANAGADAIVAQGWEAGGHVWGQVSTMALIPAVADAVDIPVVAAGGIADGRGMAAAIILGASGVWIGTRLLASSEATIHDVYRNRILQASEADTQWSHDLYDVDWPDAPHRTLSNSTSRGWMDAGCSAPGGRPNEEQQIGHRPNGDPVVRYQSYTPLPETTGNVEAMSLWSGQGVSLVREVMPAADIVEDIYGNAKTLLQNGPFAL, from the coding sequence ATGGCTGTCCGCTCTGGTCAGTACACGCCGATTGACACACCCAACAATCCGACGCTCAATACATCCGTATCTTGGAGAAAAGCTGTGACAACGAGCCTTTTGGACGTCCTTCGAATTGAGAAACCAATATTGTCCGCCCCTATGGCAGGCGCAGCAGGACCAGACTTGGTAGCTGCAGTTTGCAATGCCGGTGCCTACGGCGTTATCCCGCTTTGGGGCGGATCAAAGGAGCACGTAAGCGCTGGTATAGATGAGCTTCGAGCACGGACGGATCGGAATTTTGCCGTCAATCTGAACCTGTCGTTTCCCTTTGAAGAACAGCTGGAAGTTTGCATCGCCAAAGGTGTCCACGGGGTATCACTGTTTTGGGGCGTGGAGCCTTCGGCGATCAGACGGGCCAAGGCAGGGGGGCTGATTGTCTTGGCAAGCGTCGGGAACGCTCAGGAAGCGCGAATAGCCGCTAATGCTGGTGCCGATGCCATCGTCGCTCAAGGATGGGAAGCAGGAGGTCACGTTTGGGGGCAAGTCTCGACCATGGCGCTTATTCCGGCCGTGGCGGACGCGGTCGATATTCCAGTTGTGGCAGCCGGGGGCATTGCCGACGGGCGCGGGATGGCGGCGGCCATCATCCTGGGGGCATCAGGGGTCTGGATCGGAACGCGACTGTTGGCCAGTTCAGAGGCGACGATCCACGACGTCTACCGCAATCGCATCCTTCAAGCGTCAGAGGCCGATACGCAATGGTCCCACGATCTTTACGATGTCGACTGGCCCGACGCCCCCCATCGAACGCTGTCGAATTCAACGTCGCGTGGCTGGATGGATGCCGGGTGTTCAGCGCCCGGTGGAAGGCCGAATGAAGAGCAGCAGATCGGGCACCGGCCAAATGGTGATCCAGTGGTTCGATATCAGAGCTATACGCCCTTGCCCGAAACAACGGGCAACGTCGAAGCGATGTCGCTTTGGTCAGGGCAAGGCGTATCGCTGGTACGTGAAGTGATGCCCGCAGCAGATATTGTTGAGGATATCTATGGGAACGCAAAGACGCTTCTGCAAAATGGACCCTTTGCGCTTTGA
- a CDS encoding ABA4-like family protein, protein MTPEILFSHVGTAAMAGWALLILGPRRFTWFNAIPLWIIPAGLSAVYAALIFSRFSGMGGGFDSLANVAILLTDDWALLAGWVHFLAFDLFVGAVMAARMDRVSVGRLVQAPILLSTFMLGPLGFLIAALTELGLRARLLPTQIKTLEGTRHVVA, encoded by the coding sequence ATGACACCGGAGATACTCTTTTCACATGTCGGGACAGCCGCAATGGCGGGATGGGCTCTGCTCATCCTTGGCCCAAGGCGCTTTACATGGTTCAACGCAATCCCGCTTTGGATTATACCCGCCGGTCTTTCAGCTGTGTATGCCGCGCTGATCTTCAGCCGCTTCTCAGGCATGGGCGGGGGCTTTGACAGCTTGGCCAATGTCGCAATCCTCCTGACTGATGATTGGGCACTCCTTGCCGGATGGGTACACTTTCTCGCCTTTGATCTTTTCGTTGGGGCAGTGATGGCGGCCCGCATGGACCGGGTGAGTGTCGGTCGCCTTGTGCAAGCGCCCATCCTGCTTTCGACCTTCATGCTTGGGCCGCTCGGCTTTCTGATTGCTGCCCTGACCGAGTTGGGCCTGCGTGCCCGTCTTCTGCCCACACAGATAAAAACGCTAGAAGGTACGCGCCATGTCGTCGCTTGA
- a CDS encoding DUF3299 domain-containing protein, whose protein sequence is MTNCIVSAIAAVLLLLGPTFADTSVQWPDLIDQSAQSFDDPFRDLTYDEIEALQTVVITRSRLENANLADSDRADLEAKLSGALATLATRDIDADWLIAQRWVVAERREAAATAGNPAIDGRTVTLAGFAIPAAPDPDGTAVAFLVPERGMCSHMPPPNPNQMLRVRLTDDWQPKTLHEPVRLTGKLSIAPSETAMHIVDGVVPMKASFLMEAERVETLQDRRFGRVPAVSDEMAQSIAERVRASGAKANSKTVVSE, encoded by the coding sequence ATGACCAACTGTATTGTCTCTGCCATTGCAGCGGTTTTGCTATTACTAGGACCCACTTTTGCAGATACCTCTGTTCAGTGGCCGGACCTGATTGACCAAAGCGCTCAGTCCTTTGACGATCCATTCCGGGATTTGACCTATGATGAGATCGAGGCTTTGCAAACCGTCGTCATCACGCGTTCGCGGTTGGAAAACGCCAATCTGGCCGACAGCGACCGGGCAGATCTGGAAGCGAAGCTATCTGGCGCGCTGGCCACGCTTGCGACGCGCGACATCGACGCGGACTGGCTGATTGCGCAACGTTGGGTGGTGGCCGAGCGGCGGGAGGCCGCGGCGACGGCCGGCAATCCGGCAATCGACGGGCGCACTGTGACACTGGCAGGCTTTGCCATTCCTGCAGCGCCTGACCCGGATGGCACGGCGGTCGCCTTTCTCGTCCCCGAGCGCGGCATGTGCAGCCATATGCCCCCGCCCAACCCCAACCAGATGTTGCGCGTGCGTCTGACGGACGACTGGCAACCAAAAACTCTCCATGAACCGGTCCGGCTGACCGGAAAACTGTCGATTGCACCTTCGGAAACTGCGATGCACATTGTCGATGGCGTGGTCCCGATGAAGGCGTCCTTCCTTATGGAAGCGGAGCGCGTCGAAACACTCCAAGATCGCCGATTTGGGAGAGTGCCGGCTGTGTCGGATGAAATGGCGCAGAGCATTGCAGAGCGGGTTCGGGCATCCGGCGCGAAGGCGAATTCCAAAACCGTGGTATCGGAATGA
- a CDS encoding carbohydrate porin, giving the protein MMRSLFFTCFLALSFPHAGFAQGLGGPSSVQADLTPGDGLTDPQFRSDFPRNIAPGYFRWKDDRAEQGFSFNLDYLALGQTSNSDLGEGDASGGIFRFYGNWKATENGTLTFKIENRHAYGDVAPQNFGFDSGALSITGTAFNDNGTLLTNLFWTQRAADGSWTFQIGQIDVTDFVDLYGLVSPYTAFQNLAFNTNPTINAPNPGLAVAGGVKLGSNFYAIGSIADANADPSSPDLDVFSDGELFKSVEVGYASGLDRIYFDNIHFTFWHSDSADDGSRREDYGATFSAAWFLENKWMPFFRAGTSKGRAALYEKSISAGVGYFARNTDLAGIGLNWAEADGISGNQKTIEAFYRFSISPGLQITPSVQYIDNPLLNASASSTTLWGIRARFVF; this is encoded by the coding sequence ATGATGAGATCCCTCTTTTTCACCTGTTTTCTCGCGCTGTCGTTTCCACATGCTGGTTTCGCTCAGGGGCTGGGCGGACCCTCTTCTGTTCAGGCTGACCTTACGCCCGGCGATGGCCTCACCGATCCACAATTCAGATCTGATTTCCCCAGAAATATAGCTCCGGGATACTTTCGTTGGAAAGATGACCGCGCAGAACAAGGCTTCAGCTTCAATCTGGACTATCTTGCACTGGGGCAGACCTCGAATTCTGACCTTGGAGAAGGAGACGCTTCTGGCGGTATTTTTCGCTTCTATGGCAACTGGAAAGCGACCGAGAACGGAACCCTGACTTTCAAGATCGAAAACCGCCACGCCTACGGAGATGTCGCCCCCCAGAACTTTGGTTTTGACAGTGGCGCATTGTCGATCACGGGAACGGCCTTCAACGATAACGGAACGCTGTTAACCAATCTTTTCTGGACGCAGCGCGCCGCCGACGGATCATGGACATTCCAAATCGGGCAAATTGATGTAACTGATTTCGTGGATTTGTATGGGTTGGTAAGCCCCTATACCGCCTTTCAAAACCTCGCTTTTAACACAAATCCGACCATTAACGCGCCGAACCCCGGGCTGGCCGTTGCCGGCGGTGTAAAGCTGGGATCAAACTTCTATGCTATCGGCAGTATCGCCGATGCAAATGCCGACCCTTCCAGTCCCGATCTGGATGTGTTTTCGGATGGTGAACTTTTCAAAAGTGTGGAAGTTGGATACGCCAGTGGCCTAGACCGCATCTATTTTGACAATATCCACTTTACCTTCTGGCATTCGGATAGCGCAGATGATGGCAGCCGGCGGGAGGACTATGGAGCAACGTTCTCCGCAGCGTGGTTTCTGGAGAATAAATGGATGCCCTTCTTTCGAGCGGGGACGTCAAAAGGCCGCGCTGCCCTCTATGAAAAATCGATCTCAGCAGGTGTCGGTTACTTTGCGCGCAATACAGACCTTGCAGGCATCGGACTGAACTGGGCAGAAGCCGACGGCATTTCCGGCAATCAGAAAACGATTGAGGCCTTCTACAGATTCTCGATTTCGCCCGGGCTTCAGATCACGCCATCTGTCCAATACATCGACAACCCGCTTTTGAACGCGTCAGCTTCCAGCACAACGCTGTGGGGCATCAGAGCAAGGTTTGTGTTTTGA
- a CDS encoding TetR/AcrR family transcriptional regulator has translation MLKENKKKYHHGDLKPALIDAGLAELEEKGLESISLRSIAARAGVSHTAPKNHFDGLRGLLTGMATVGFERHATEMQRGAEGHPPGKNRLDAACNGYLRFALENPELFKLMFTSSFHLAEDPALKQAGWASYGVLRDVAHGLDWDKAEAPGSPWRTEWMLWSLVHGYAMLLVDGEIRCEDDGTPPFSMDQIMPGFGYRSDVNENRPEPFKGQRRDKG, from the coding sequence TTGCTGAAGGAAAACAAAAAAAAATATCACCACGGTGATCTGAAGCCAGCTTTGATCGACGCAGGGCTCGCTGAGCTTGAAGAAAAAGGGCTGGAATCGATTTCGCTGCGCTCCATCGCTGCTCGGGCAGGTGTGAGCCATACGGCACCCAAGAACCATTTTGACGGGTTACGCGGTCTGTTGACTGGAATGGCCACTGTGGGCTTTGAGCGTCACGCAACCGAAATGCAGCGCGGCGCGGAGGGTCATCCGCCCGGGAAAAACCGCCTTGATGCTGCCTGCAATGGCTACCTGCGGTTCGCTTTGGAGAACCCTGAGCTATTCAAGCTGATGTTCACCAGTTCGTTTCACCTCGCCGAGGATCCCGCCCTGAAGCAGGCGGGATGGGCTAGCTATGGCGTCCTGCGGGACGTAGCTCATGGCCTTGATTGGGACAAGGCCGAAGCCCCCGGCAGTCCATGGCGCACTGAATGGATGCTTTGGAGCCTGGTACATGGCTACGCAATGCTGCTGGTAGATGGGGAAATTCGGTGCGAAGACGATGGCACGCCTCCATTCAGCATGGATCAGATCATGCCCGGATTTGGCTACCGCTCGGACGTGAACGAGAACAGACCAGAACCCTTCAAAGGTCAACGCAGAGATAAAGGCTGA
- a CDS encoding Xaa-Pro dipeptidase produces the protein MGSLRSATSIKAEFLAMIGELNPRRDGPFGAIDAGAFSDTLWVSGIPLEGTEILIDYEEIVDVIMRNGLIYRKDLEES, from the coding sequence ATGGGGTCCCTTCGTAGCGCGACCTCGATAAAGGCCGAATTTCTGGCCATGATCGGTGAGTTGAACCCTCGTCGGGACGGTCCTTTTGGAGCCATCGATGCAGGCGCTTTCTCGGATACCTTGTGGGTCAGCGGCATCCCTTTAGAAGGAACAGAAATATTGATCGATTACGAAGAGATTGTTGACGTGATCATGAGGAACGGTTTGATTTACAGAAAAGACTTGGAGGAAAGCTGA
- a CDS encoding metallophosphoesterase, translating to MVYGLAIVAVVVGFCASGVTAQSFESPIFGEATPWTQRLKANDPSDLSFVLHSDLTGGERDDIFEIAARQMALLRPEFVISVGDLIEGGGTREELIAEWEDFDRRASLIGAPVIYVGGNHDLSSALEREVWAERYGPYYYHFRFKDVLFLVLDTEDMTAERREIIANQRAESVEIYKSDGPQAFAQTPYAQSPERTTGAISRAQGDYFVDAVASNGDVRHTFVITHKPAWEAEETEFHRLEAALKDMQYTVFNGHEHFYEHRERYGRDYIQLATTGGEQFPEKGLSEDHVMLVTVRDDEVELVNLMLQGIRDRRLEFPGTKVAPCFDVAKC from the coding sequence ATGGTCTATGGTCTGGCGATAGTTGCCGTGGTGGTCGGATTTTGCGCTTCCGGCGTCACGGCACAATCCTTTGAGAGCCCCATTTTCGGGGAAGCCACCCCATGGACTCAAAGGCTGAAAGCCAATGATCCAAGCGATTTGTCTTTTGTGCTTCACTCGGACCTGACGGGCGGCGAAAGAGATGACATCTTTGAAATTGCCGCGCGCCAGATGGCATTGCTGCGGCCTGAGTTTGTGATCAGCGTGGGCGACCTGATCGAAGGTGGCGGCACTCGGGAAGAACTGATTGCTGAATGGGAGGATTTTGATCGTCGTGCCTCCCTGATCGGCGCTCCGGTCATTTACGTAGGCGGAAATCACGACCTCTCCAGCGCTCTGGAACGTGAAGTCTGGGCCGAACGCTATGGCCCGTATTATTACCATTTCCGGTTCAAAGACGTTCTCTTTCTGGTGCTGGATACCGAAGATATGACAGCAGAACGGCGTGAAATCATCGCTAATCAGCGGGCAGAATCTGTAGAGATTTACAAATCGGACGGACCTCAAGCCTTCGCTCAAACGCCCTATGCTCAAAGCCCTGAGCGGACAACAGGCGCGATCAGCAGGGCTCAGGGTGATTACTTTGTTGACGCGGTCGCATCGAATGGTGACGTCCGCCATACTTTTGTCATCACCCACAAGCCGGCATGGGAAGCCGAAGAAACCGAGTTTCATAGGTTAGAGGCGGCGTTGAAGGACATGCAATATACGGTGTTCAACGGCCATGAGCACTTCTACGAGCACCGAGAGCGTTACGGACGAGACTACATCCAACTCGCTACAACCGGCGGCGAGCAGTTTCCCGAGAAGGGACTGTCCGAGGATCACGTGATGCTGGTTACTGTTCGAGATGATGAGGTTGAGCTTGTGAACCTGATGCTTCAGGGCATTAGGGATCGCAGGTTAGAGTTTCCAGGAACGAAAGTCGCACCATGTTTTGATGTAGCTAAGTGCTGA
- a CDS encoding DUF882 domain-containing protein, whose product MTIDSSMSMSRRALLSAFAATAVTAAPTFANAAGFLRGGGDIRRVRMYSGRTGERIDMIYWIEGKYVREAVKEINHFMRDWRTDGIKSMDLRTIDIMSAAHNLLDASEPYMLLSGYRSPQTNAMLRSRSRGVAKNSLHVKGQAADLRLSSRSVSQIANAARACKGGGVGKYSRSNFVHMDCGVVRTWGR is encoded by the coding sequence ATGACGATCGACAGCTCAATGAGTATGTCCCGCCGTGCACTTTTGAGTGCGTTCGCGGCGACGGCAGTAACGGCAGCACCAACATTTGCGAACGCAGCAGGTTTCTTGCGAGGCGGTGGAGATATTCGACGCGTTCGGATGTATTCGGGTCGAACTGGCGAGCGGATCGACATGATCTACTGGATCGAAGGCAAATACGTTCGAGAAGCTGTCAAGGAAATCAACCACTTCATGCGCGACTGGCGCACTGATGGCATAAAGTCCATGGATTTGCGCACAATCGACATCATGTCTGCAGCGCACAACCTTTTGGACGCATCAGAACCGTATATGCTGCTGTCTGGCTATCGCAGTCCGCAGACAAACGCGATGTTGCGGTCACGTAGCCGTGGCGTTGCCAAGAACTCCCTCCATGTCAAAGGGCAAGCTGCAGACTTGCGGTTGTCGAGCCGATCTGTATCACAGATTGCTAATGCTGCGCGCGCATGCAAAGGCGGCGGGGTTGGTAAATACTCTCGCTCGAATTTTGTTCACATGGATTGTGGCGTGGTGCGCACGTGGGGTCGCTGA
- a CDS encoding methyltransferase domain-containing protein yields MEYNEAAAERLVAVYLGPDVLAQRNDTLGRIAVQKGELVLDIGIGLGFLAAAIADQTGSNGKVVGIDISQQMIDRAKRRNQREWLSYQCADATALQFDDSYLMLSSAHKAPNMSRILRRFHRKYWCCPTEVFGPYG; encoded by the coding sequence ATGGAATACAACGAGGCGGCGGCAGAACGCTTAGTGGCAGTATATCTTGGACCCGACGTCCTTGCGCAACGCAACGATACGCTTGGGAGGATCGCGGTCCAAAAGGGAGAACTCGTTCTGGATATTGGAATTGGACTCGGATTTCTCGCCGCAGCCATCGCCGATCAAACTGGCTCAAACGGTAAAGTGGTCGGCATCGATATTTCTCAACAGATGATTGATCGCGCCAAGCGGCGGAATCAACGTGAATGGCTCAGCTATCAATGCGCAGATGCGACAGCGCTCCAATTTGACGACAGTTATTTGATGTTGTCGTCAGCACACAAGGCGCCGAATATGTCCCGGATATTGAGGCGTTTTCATCGGAAGTACTGGTGCTGCCCCACTGAAGTGTTCGGCCCCTATGGTTAG
- a CDS encoding helix-turn-helix domain-containing protein: MSKSLPLVRLQLLAPLLTGLRECGVDPEPVLESVGLTMSAVRQEGTSVHVMVMHHFLENCAKAVDDPTFCAKIGSRLDPTGWPMVRQAFEQANTLGDFLNIYVSNASKYASSATAFIEVRGDMAVFGEARTFEPLITPAQNDGYMIGLQMAVLIRGLGALREPERLILVLSDPSVLPASFDACQALRGNNLGSRVQFPSEWLLHSVANDGSPAVPMPSNEYKRPDKFLNGFRELLSQNICAADLNAEKVAALVHLAPRTLARRLSACDTSISAEVTRAKIEYAKEALTSSHQSISEIASLLGYTNPSNFARAFAREENMSPTDFRSQVAR, encoded by the coding sequence ATGTCCAAGTCATTGCCGTTGGTCAGGCTTCAACTACTCGCGCCGCTTTTGACGGGGCTGAGGGAATGTGGCGTGGATCCCGAACCTGTTCTGGAAAGCGTCGGCCTGACAATGTCTGCCGTGAGACAAGAAGGTACGTCAGTTCATGTCATGGTCATGCACCATTTTTTGGAGAACTGTGCAAAGGCAGTTGATGATCCGACATTCTGTGCAAAAATCGGTTCCCGTCTGGACCCAACCGGCTGGCCAATGGTGCGTCAAGCCTTCGAGCAAGCGAACACCTTGGGGGATTTCTTGAACATCTATGTGTCAAACGCGAGCAAATATGCCTCATCTGCAACGGCATTCATCGAAGTTCGCGGAGATATGGCTGTCTTCGGTGAAGCACGCACTTTTGAGCCTTTGATCACACCCGCCCAGAATGATGGCTACATGATCGGCCTGCAAATGGCCGTGTTGATCAGAGGGCTCGGCGCGCTCAGAGAACCGGAACGCCTCATTCTGGTGCTGAGTGATCCATCTGTGTTGCCTGCTTCTTTTGATGCTTGCCAAGCGCTGCGCGGCAACAACCTGGGAAGCCGGGTTCAGTTTCCCTCAGAATGGCTGCTCCATTCGGTTGCCAACGATGGCTCTCCGGCGGTGCCGATGCCCAGCAATGAATACAAACGACCCGATAAATTCCTCAACGGGTTTCGCGAATTACTGAGCCAGAATATATGCGCAGCAGACCTCAACGCTGAGAAAGTGGCGGCACTCGTTCATCTGGCACCCCGCACGCTGGCGAGGCGGTTGTCGGCGTGTGACACAAGTATTTCAGCAGAAGTTACGCGGGCCAAGATCGAATATGCAAAAGAAGCCCTGACTTCCTCTCATCAGTCCATTTCTGAGATCGCTTCACTCCTTGGGTACACGAACCCTTCGAACTTCGCGCGCGCATTTGCCAGAGAAGAAAACATGAGCCCAACGGATTTCAGATCACAAGTTGCAAGATAA
- a CDS encoding amidohydrolase family protein, with amino-acid sequence MTSAKFLATTLALGMLSMSAVTLAAQEDAPRQVLFTNVNIFNGMDGEMMEGGSVLVEGNLIKTVSADVIEAPDAFMVDGDGRTLMPGLIDMHSHLCIRNGMLEFRDDYDQMANGAYVGLVMQDYLDQGFTTVRDAGCNILGIAKAVNNGIVPGPRIYPSGAFLSQTGGHADTGSFNDVPGDVDDLEAHMFGFIADGVPEVQRAARHNLRNGATQIKVMAGGGVASEFDPLHTTQYSPEELKAIVEVAKDYGTYVLVHAYHDRSVNRAIDAGVRVIDHNFLVSEETIIRMKEEGVALSVQAVQSLEAFGNPEAITFFSADQKAKATQVNSGARQMMEWAVKHDLLLVTGGDMFGPDVVRQADNVIWFNDEITNDPLLSLKTATSNAAEVLTWVGGMNPYKEGTLGTIAEGGYADIILVNGNPLEDIHVLDRETVDFVMKDGDVYKNWLPGDNAPSFQPAKPSREDYFGNL; translated from the coding sequence ATGACGTCAGCTAAATTTCTGGCCACAACACTGGCTCTTGGGATGTTGTCGATGAGCGCGGTAACTCTAGCCGCGCAAGAAGACGCGCCGCGCCAAGTGCTTTTCACCAATGTGAATATCTTTAATGGTATGGACGGTGAGATGATGGAAGGGGGCTCGGTACTGGTTGAGGGTAACCTGATAAAAACAGTCTCTGCCGATGTGATCGAAGCGCCGGACGCCTTCATGGTCGACGGCGACGGGCGCACGTTGATGCCTGGCTTGATCGACATGCACTCACATCTGTGCATCCGCAACGGAATGTTGGAGTTCCGCGATGATTACGACCAGATGGCAAACGGTGCCTACGTAGGACTGGTAATGCAGGACTATCTGGATCAGGGGTTCACAACCGTCAGAGACGCGGGGTGCAACATTCTGGGCATCGCAAAAGCCGTCAACAACGGTATCGTCCCCGGCCCACGCATTTACCCGAGCGGCGCTTTTTTAAGCCAAACGGGTGGCCATGCTGATACCGGATCTTTCAATGACGTGCCCGGTGATGTGGACGACCTGGAGGCGCATATGTTTGGGTTCATCGCTGATGGCGTTCCGGAAGTTCAACGCGCAGCCCGGCACAACCTTCGAAATGGTGCGACCCAGATTAAGGTCATGGCCGGGGGTGGCGTGGCCAGCGAGTTCGATCCGCTACATACGACACAGTATTCACCAGAAGAACTTAAGGCCATTGTGGAGGTTGCCAAAGACTATGGAACCTATGTGCTTGTGCATGCCTATCATGACAGGTCGGTCAATCGTGCCATCGACGCTGGCGTTCGGGTCATTGACCACAACTTCCTTGTTTCAGAAGAAACAATCATTCGAATGAAAGAGGAAGGCGTGGCCCTTTCGGTCCAAGCTGTACAATCGCTGGAAGCTTTCGGGAATCCCGAAGCGATCACCTTCTTCAGTGCGGATCAGAAAGCAAAAGCGACACAGGTGAACAGTGGCGCGCGACAAATGATGGAATGGGCCGTAAAGCACGATCTCTTGCTGGTAACAGGCGGGGATATGTTCGGACCTGATGTTGTGCGTCAGGCGGACAATGTCATCTGGTTTAACGATGAGATCACCAATGATCCGCTTCTGTCGTTGAAAACCGCAACGAGTAATGCAGCTGAAGTTCTGACTTGGGTAGGCGGAATGAACCCATATAAAGAAGGAACGCTCGGGACAATCGCTGAGGGAGGGTATGCGGACATTATCCTGGTGAATGGCAATCCATTGGAAGACATCCATGTGCTGGATCGCGAAACTGTCGACTTCGTCATGAAAGATGGTGACGTGTATAAAAATTGGTTGCCCGGCGACAATGCCCCGTCATTTCAACCTGCCAAACCAAGCCGGGAAGACTATTTCGGAAATCTTTGA
- a CDS encoding methyltransferase domain-containing protein, with translation MTFQLVGNGPQIYEEVMDHLWFGRWASALVDMLALRDSERVLDVACGTDVTTGIAKQKVGASMTIIGLDINAPMLAKAKELADDPDIGWLESDVWDSGLTAETCDVILSKRGYHYFPDKPGTLNEFYRLLTPGGRMGFAVWHGHSAYTHALCVAVKRHISPEAALTKANSISQ, from the coding sequence ATGACATTTCAATTGGTGGGGAATGGTCCGCAAATTTACGAAGAGGTCATGGACCATTTGTGGTTTGGTCGATGGGCATCTGCGCTTGTAGACATGCTTGCACTCCGGGACTCGGAAAGGGTGCTGGATGTCGCGTGCGGAACTGACGTAACTACGGGCATTGCAAAGCAGAAAGTCGGCGCGAGCATGACGATCATTGGGCTGGATATCAACGCGCCGATGCTCGCCAAAGCGAAAGAACTGGCGGATGATCCTGATATAGGCTGGCTCGAAAGCGATGTATGGGACAGCGGTCTGACCGCCGAGACCTGCGATGTCATCCTGTCAAAGCGCGGCTACCATTATTTCCCGGACAAACCTGGCACGCTGAATGAATTTTATCGCCTTCTTACGCCCGGCGGGCGTATGGGGTTCGCGGTCTGGCACGGTCACAGTGCGTACACGCATGCGCTTTGTGTAGCCGTTAAACGTCACATCTCACCTGAAGCAGCGCTCACAAAGGCAAACTCCATCAGCCAATGA
- a CDS encoding alpha/beta hydrolase — translation MLIEILNGYISAHTRSSGRPFLVLHGGGLDHRHMVDAIEPVFQENSDWERFYIDLPGHRDSKVDASIHSQVDVLKMVSQFADLTFNGDRFAVIGESRGSYRAMGLAHTRPDFLLGTMLIVADAMPESTAIWRPKHQTLVSAPHKISKKSPTKRRGALRKTGCSERRYSGEAPADKNTGC, via the coding sequence ATGCTTATTGAAATTTTGAATGGTTATATCAGTGCGCATACGCGCTCCAGTGGCAGGCCCTTTTTGGTGTTGCACGGTGGCGGCCTGGATCATCGGCATATGGTAGACGCAATTGAACCGGTTTTTCAGGAAAACTCCGATTGGGAGCGGTTCTACATCGACCTGCCTGGGCACCGCGATTCCAAAGTGGATGCCAGCATTCATTCTCAGGTTGATGTGTTGAAAATGGTTAGCCAGTTCGCAGACCTGACTTTCAATGGCGATAGGTTCGCAGTCATAGGTGAATCGCGCGGTAGTTATCGCGCCATGGGATTGGCGCATACACGGCCTGATTTCCTTTTGGGCACGATGTTGATTGTTGCAGATGCGATGCCGGAATCGACTGCAATCTGGCGGCCGAAGCATCAAACCCTTGTGTCAGCGCCGCATAAAATTTCGAAAAAATCTCCCACCAAACGCCGCGGGGCGCTTCGCAAGACTGGTTGTTCAGAACGCCGATATTCTGGAGAAGCTCCAGCAGACAAAAATACCGGCTGCTGA
- a CDS encoding IS3 family transposase: MRSQLHISERRACRVLGQPRSTQRRVPVGRADEDRLVSDMIELTRQYGRYGYRRIAVLLRDAGWQINDKRVERLWRCEGLKVPLKQPKKGRLWLKDGSCVRLRPEYRNHVWSYDFVHHRTDDGKAFRTLNILDEHRRECLAIRVKRRLNSTEGIDALTDLFILRGVPAYIRSDNGPEFIAQAVRE; the protein is encoded by the coding sequence GTGCGGAGTCAGCTCCACATCTCGGAGCGTCGTGCTTGTCGTGTCCTGGGGCAGCCTCGCTCCACACAGAGGCGGGTGCCCGTTGGCCGCGCCGATGAAGATCGTCTGGTGTCTGACATGATCGAGCTGACGCGCCAATATGGTCGATACGGGTACCGCCGGATCGCGGTTCTGTTGAGAGATGCTGGCTGGCAGATCAACGACAAGCGGGTCGAACGCCTGTGGCGATGTGAAGGGCTCAAAGTGCCCCTGAAACAGCCAAAGAAAGGACGGCTCTGGCTGAAGGATGGTTCCTGTGTTCGGCTGAGGCCTGAATACCGCAACCATGTCTGGAGCTATGACTTCGTTCATCATCGGACCGATGATGGGAAAGCGTTCCGGACGCTCAACATCCTGGATGAACACAGACGGGAGTGCCTCGCGATCCGAGTGAAGAGGAGGCTGAACTCGACCGAGGGTATCGACGCGCTGACCGACTTGTTCATTCTGCGCGGTGTCCCTGCCTACATCCGGTCAGACAACGGCCCAGAGTTCATCGCTCAGGCCGTTCGAGAATGA